The Urbifossiella limnaea genome has a window encoding:
- a CDS encoding YCF48-related protein yields the protein MTRRLLALLALFALAPAAHAQPPVAFADAAVRAVQFVDKDEGWAVGDDGVVWHSIDGGAHWERQKTGSRASLRGVHFQNPYTGWAVGRLDAPNGVSAGVMLKTADGGLTWEEVGVNVLPGLHAVRFFDDKNGFVCGDGSDAFPTGMFHTADGGKTWRPVSGARSPGWRAADFDAQGTGVVAGVWSRLAVVRGGALADADLDPLGGRAVHAIKNTPFRWVAAGDGGLVMTSDDGRRWGAVNLGVPAAVAMSCDFRAVAASGTHVWVAGRPGSVVFHSPDGGKTWETQKTNLTTPVLGMHFLDATTGWAVGELGTIARTTDGGRTWTASRTGGGRAAVLFLNAHGRGAPLDLAALVGAADGYLCAAVNVMSADPATAHPRAGADAARFAQAVRLAGGAAAETAWAFPLPGHAAGLPPRELLATWDRLHDGKANEQLLRQAVLAVRMWQPEVVVTDPAAADAGAAEVLVLHAAREAFRQAADPACFPEQITALGLHPWAPKKLYALAGSDPAAAVKYDLTEFVRELGESARDAAEPAARVLGVNPVSQRSLKLIAHRQDGAEAHSKLTDGFGLARGGVARRAESGAKFDPVATEERKAAAQKRRHLEGLAFADNLDLAGADRALGALGAELPKLPDDIAARTAHAVATRFAQTGKWAEAREVFALLSMKYPGHPLAVDGYRWLLRYHAGTETRRRVEVQQKLAFGRVSFDPLGGGKVVQAGATGGSKTIVEEDVYRLHDPAMIVKWHQACLDMEPKLTAFGPLYSRDPAAWLALLAARRHVGKHAEADAFLREYFKGSDAATMPPGQDHWRDCLAAELWLADRTLVPTPPKPVAGSAFTETRPLLDGKLDDPCWQAAKVLPLTATSASNRPDDAAAFAAGYKTEAKFAHDGQYLYVAVSCAHPAGKAVAAVAKRDRDADMTGRDRVDITLDLDRDYQTYYRFQVDQRGCLAEDCWGDRTWNPKYFVAFVPGEAGWTCEFAIPLAELTGDRLGGRAWAVNVSRVVPGAGVQTWSGPADAEPRPEGLGLLRFEGR from the coding sequence ATGACACGCCGGCTCCTTGCCCTCCTCGCCCTGTTCGCCCTCGCCCCCGCAGCCCACGCACAGCCGCCCGTCGCGTTCGCCGACGCGGCCGTCCGCGCCGTGCAGTTCGTGGACAAGGACGAAGGCTGGGCGGTCGGCGACGACGGCGTCGTCTGGCACTCCATCGACGGCGGCGCCCACTGGGAGCGGCAGAAGACCGGCAGCCGCGCCAGCCTCCGCGGCGTCCACTTCCAGAACCCGTACACCGGCTGGGCCGTCGGCCGGCTCGACGCCCCGAACGGCGTCTCGGCCGGCGTCATGCTCAAGACCGCCGACGGCGGCCTGACGTGGGAGGAGGTCGGCGTCAACGTGCTGCCGGGCCTCCACGCCGTCCGCTTCTTCGACGACAAGAACGGCTTCGTCTGCGGCGACGGCTCGGACGCCTTCCCCACCGGCATGTTCCACACCGCCGACGGCGGCAAGACGTGGCGCCCCGTCAGCGGCGCACGGTCCCCCGGCTGGCGCGCCGCCGACTTCGACGCGCAGGGCACCGGCGTCGTGGCCGGCGTGTGGTCGCGGCTGGCGGTCGTCCGCGGCGGCGCGCTCGCCGACGCCGACCTCGACCCGCTCGGCGGCCGCGCCGTTCACGCGATCAAGAACACGCCCTTCCGCTGGGTCGCGGCCGGCGACGGCGGGCTCGTGATGACCAGCGACGACGGCCGCCGCTGGGGCGCGGTGAACCTCGGCGTGCCGGCGGCCGTGGCGATGTCGTGCGACTTCCGCGCCGTGGCCGCGAGCGGCACGCACGTGTGGGTCGCCGGCCGGCCCGGCAGCGTCGTGTTCCACTCGCCCGACGGCGGCAAGACGTGGGAGACGCAGAAGACGAACCTGACCACGCCCGTGCTCGGCATGCACTTCCTCGACGCGACCACCGGCTGGGCCGTCGGCGAGCTCGGCACCATCGCCCGCACCACCGACGGCGGCCGCACGTGGACCGCGAGCCGCACCGGCGGCGGCCGCGCCGCGGTGCTGTTCCTGAACGCCCACGGCCGCGGCGCCCCGCTCGACCTGGCGGCGCTCGTCGGCGCCGCCGACGGCTACCTCTGCGCCGCGGTCAACGTGATGAGCGCCGACCCGGCGACCGCCCACCCGCGGGCCGGGGCCGACGCGGCGCGGTTCGCGCAGGCGGTGCGGCTGGCCGGCGGCGCCGCGGCGGAAACGGCGTGGGCCTTCCCGCTGCCGGGCCACGCCGCCGGGCTCCCGCCGCGCGAGCTGCTCGCCACCTGGGACCGCCTCCACGACGGCAAGGCGAACGAGCAGCTGCTGCGGCAGGCGGTGCTCGCCGTGCGGATGTGGCAGCCCGAGGTGGTCGTCACCGACCCGGCCGCGGCCGACGCCGGCGCCGCCGAGGTGCTGGTGCTGCACGCGGCCCGCGAGGCCTTCCGCCAGGCCGCCGACCCCGCGTGCTTCCCCGAACAAATCACGGCACTCGGCCTGCACCCGTGGGCGCCGAAGAAGCTGTACGCCCTCGCCGGCAGCGACCCCGCCGCGGCGGTGAAGTACGACCTGACGGAGTTCGTGCGCGAGCTCGGCGAGTCGGCCCGGGACGCCGCCGAGCCCGCGGCGCGCGTGCTCGGTGTCAACCCGGTGTCACAGCGAAGCCTGAAGCTGATCGCCCACCGGCAGGACGGCGCCGAGGCGCATTCGAAGCTGACCGACGGCTTTGGCCTGGCCCGCGGCGGCGTCGCCCGCCGCGCCGAGAGCGGGGCGAAGTTCGACCCCGTGGCCACCGAGGAGCGGAAGGCCGCGGCGCAGAAGCGGCGGCACCTCGAAGGGCTGGCGTTCGCCGACAACCTGGACCTGGCCGGCGCCGACCGCGCCCTCGGGGCGCTCGGCGCCGAGCTGCCGAAGCTGCCCGACGACATCGCCGCGCGGACGGCGCACGCCGTCGCCACGCGGTTCGCGCAGACGGGCAAGTGGGCCGAGGCGCGGGAGGTGTTCGCGCTGCTGTCGATGAAGTACCCCGGCCACCCGCTCGCCGTGGACGGCTACCGCTGGCTCCTCCGCTACCACGCCGGCACGGAGACGCGGCGGCGCGTCGAGGTGCAGCAGAAGCTCGCCTTCGGCCGCGTCTCGTTCGACCCGCTCGGCGGCGGCAAGGTCGTGCAGGCCGGCGCCACCGGCGGCTCCAAGACGATCGTCGAGGAGGACGTGTACCGGCTGCACGACCCGGCGATGATCGTGAAGTGGCACCAGGCGTGCCTCGACATGGAGCCGAAGCTGACGGCGTTCGGCCCGCTGTACAGCCGCGACCCGGCGGCGTGGCTGGCGCTGCTGGCGGCGCGGCGGCACGTCGGCAAGCACGCCGAGGCCGACGCCTTCCTCCGCGAGTACTTCAAGGGCTCCGACGCCGCGACGATGCCGCCGGGCCAGGACCACTGGCGCGACTGCCTCGCCGCTGAGCTGTGGCTCGCCGACCGCACGCTCGTGCCGACGCCGCCGAAGCCGGTCGCCGGCAGCGCGTTCACCGAGACGCGCCCGCTGCTCGACGGCAAGCTCGACGACCCGTGCTGGCAGGCCGCGAAGGTGCTGCCGCTGACCGCGACCTCGGCGAGCAACCGCCCCGACGACGCGGCCGCGTTCGCCGCCGGCTACAAGACCGAGGCGAAGTTCGCGCACGACGGCCAGTACCTGTACGTGGCCGTGAGCTGCGCCCACCCGGCGGGGAAGGCCGTGGCCGCGGTGGCGAAGCGCGACCGCGACGCCGACATGACCGGCCGCGACCGCGTGGACATCACCCTGGACCTCGACCGCGACTACCAGACGTACTACCGCTTCCAGGTGGACCAGCGCGGCTGCCTGGCCGAGGACTGCTGGGGCGACCGGACGTGGAACCCCAAGTACTTCGTGGCGTTCGTGCCGGGCGAGGCCGGGTGGACGTGCGAGTTCGCCATCCCGCTGGCGGAGCTGACCGGGGACCGGCTCGGCGGCCGGGCGTGGGCGGTGAACGTGTCGCGGGTGGTGCCGGGCGCCGGCGTGCAGACGTGGAGCGGCCCGGCGGACGCCGAGCCGCGGCCCGAGGGGCTGGGCCTGCTGCGGTTCGAGGGGCGGTAG